The following are encoded together in the Novosphingobium resinovorum genome:
- a CDS encoding IS110 family transposase, whose product MQIAILGIDLGKNSCSMAGLDEAGRVLLRRRVRRESVIKFVSGLPACVVAMEACGGAHHLGRLFQKQGHEVRLMPPEYVRPYVKAQKNDDRDAEAIAEAASRPAMRFVELKSEEQLDMQILHRARDRLVAERTALINQLRAILLERGIIMSRGRRKLETSLAMLMDADIASVSPRIRTLIEDMQGQWHDLDRRIAAFDEEFKAYARSDKACRLLVTIPGVGPLNATAFVAAIDNAQAFGHGRDLAAWLGLVPRQMTTGGRPKLLGISKRGNGYLRKMLIHGARAALPTLSKGQTILGSWLRSLLARAHINKVVVALAAKMARIIWCVLRNGTAFEAVAVREPA is encoded by the coding sequence ATGCAGATCGCAATTCTGGGTATCGACCTTGGGAAGAATAGCTGCAGCATGGCAGGTCTCGACGAAGCGGGGCGCGTTCTCCTGCGCCGTCGCGTGCGGCGTGAGAGCGTAATCAAATTCGTTTCGGGCCTACCGGCCTGTGTGGTTGCAATGGAGGCTTGTGGTGGGGCTCATCACCTCGGACGCCTGTTTCAGAAACAGGGGCATGAGGTACGGCTAATGCCACCGGAATATGTCCGTCCTTACGTCAAAGCGCAGAAGAACGACGATCGTGACGCGGAAGCGATCGCCGAGGCCGCCAGCCGGCCAGCGATGCGTTTCGTTGAACTGAAAAGCGAAGAACAACTCGACATGCAGATATTACATCGCGCGCGTGATCGCCTTGTTGCAGAGCGAACAGCGCTCATTAATCAATTGCGGGCCATCTTGCTGGAGCGTGGGATCATCATGTCTCGAGGCCGCAGAAAGTTGGAAACTAGCCTCGCGATGTTGATGGATGCAGATATTGCTTCTGTCAGCCCAAGAATCCGGACCCTCATCGAGGACATGCAAGGTCAATGGCACGATCTGGATCGTCGCATCGCGGCGTTTGATGAGGAGTTCAAGGCTTATGCCCGCTCGGACAAAGCATGCAGGCTTCTGGTGACGATCCCGGGTGTGGGTCCTTTGAACGCAACAGCTTTCGTGGCGGCGATCGACAATGCGCAGGCATTTGGCCATGGTCGGGATCTTGCTGCCTGGCTTGGCCTTGTGCCCCGTCAGATGACGACCGGCGGACGGCCTAAACTCTTGGGGATCAGCAAGAGAGGAAATGGTTACTTGCGCAAGATGCTGATCCACGGTGCCAGAGCAGCGTTGCCGACGCTGTCAAAAGGTCAGACAATCCTTGGAAGCTGGCTGCGGAGTTTGTTGGCAAGAGCGCATATCAACAAGGTCGTCGTCGCGCTGGCTGCCAAGATGGCGCGGATTATCTGGTGTGTGCTGCGGAACGGTACCGCTTTCGAGGCAGTGGCGGTGAGAGAGCCTGCATAA